A genomic region of Candidatus Obscuribacterales bacterium contains the following coding sequences:
- a CDS encoding cob(I)yrinic acid a,c-diamide adenosyltransferase — protein MTNLRAVSRNGIGIRTAQHRSERIAGQIHVYDGAGKGKSQAALGVVLRSIGLGIHALEPTRVLLLRFLKGPGRTYDEDAAIEALQHGFPHLIDQVRTGRAEYFGPDEITRFDQQEAQRGWDVAKGAIASGLYSVVVLDELNPVLDLGLLPVDEVARTLKRKPDFMEVIATGRGAPQPLLDIADLHSEMRAHHHPNAVAHGIEGIEIYTGAGKGKSTSALGKALQAIGKGISQDKSHRVLILQWLKGGTGYTEDSAIAALRQSYPSLVDHQRCGRDAIVWRGQQQELDYVEAERGWEIARAAIASGLYKTIILDELNPTVDLELLPQPPIVQALLRKPRDTEIIITGRCKNPPAYFDIASTHSEVFCHKHYAEKGIDLKRGVDF, from the coding sequence ATGACGAATCTCAGAGCAGTTTCTCGAAATGGCATCGGTATTCGCACGGCCCAACATCGATCCGAGCGCATTGCCGGTCAAATCCATGTCTATGATGGGGCGGGGAAGGGCAAATCCCAGGCTGCTTTGGGGGTAGTGCTGCGATCAATTGGCCTGGGTATCCATGCCCTAGAGCCAACGCGGGTCTTGCTGCTGCGGTTTTTGAAAGGGCCGGGGCGCACCTACGATGAAGATGCCGCTATTGAAGCCCTGCAGCATGGCTTTCCCCACTTAATCGACCAAGTGCGCACGGGGCGGGCAGAATATTTTGGCCCCGATGAGATTACCCGATTTGACCAGCAGGAAGCCCAGCGGGGCTGGGATGTGGCTAAGGGGGCGATCGCCTCCGGTCTCTATTCGGTGGTGGTGCTGGATGAACTGAATCCGGTGCTCGATCTGGGGCTCTTACCGGTGGATGAAGTAGCGCGTACCCTCAAGCGCAAGCCGGACTTCATGGAAGTGATTGCCACGGGCCGGGGCGCACCCCAGCCGCTGTTGGATATTGCCGACCTGCATTCAGAAATGCGGGCCCACCACCATCCCAATGCCGTTGCCCACGGGATTGAAGGGATTGAAATCTACACCGGAGCTGGCAAGGGCAAGTCTACCAGCGCCTTGGGTAAAGCGTTGCAGGCCATTGGTAAGGGCATCAGCCAAGACAAATCCCATCGGGTGCTGATCCTGCAATGGCTGAAGGGCGGCACCGGCTACACCGAAGACTCGGCGATCGCTGCCCTGCGCCAGAGCTATCCCAGCTTGGTGGATCATCAGCGCTGCGGCCGAGATGCGATCGTATGGCGGGGACAGCAGCAGGAGTTGGATTATGTCGAAGCGGAACGGGGCTGGGAAATTGCCCGGGCAGCGATCGCTTCGGGGCTCTACAAAACCATTATTTTGGACGAACTCAACCCCACGGTGGATCTAGAGCTACTGCCCCAGCCGCCGATTGTGCAAGCCCTGCTGCGCAAGCCAAGGGATACAGAGATCATCATCACCGGGCGCTGCAAAAATCCCCCAGCCTATTTTGATATTGCCAGCACCCACTCGGAGGTGTTTTGCCATAAACACTATGCCGAGAAGGGCATTGACCTGAAGCGCGGGGTCGATTTTTAA
- a CDS encoding L,D-transpeptidase — protein sequence MTLLHPFRYLVGLGRAVAIALLLNGGTAIAEGRPVEPLLGNASPDQVTLSQPDLPALGTWDLYLPEEQIQPRILIRLSDRRVYLYHGDEIVASYPVAIGHPDTPTPTGTYEVFQMVVDPAWQSPWTGEVHPPGPNSALGVRWIGFAEMPNGVIGLHGTPTVSSIGQAASNGCVRMHNADVMALFDQVGVGTMVVVVP from the coding sequence ATGACCCTGTTGCACCCTTTCAGGTACCTCGTTGGTCTCGGTCGAGCTGTGGCGATCGCCCTCCTACTGAATGGTGGGACAGCGATCGCCGAGGGACGACCGGTTGAACCCTTGCTGGGGAACGCTAGCCCCGATCAAGTCACCCTCTCCCAGCCTGACCTGCCTGCGCTGGGAACCTGGGATCTTTACCTACCCGAGGAGCAGATTCAGCCCCGGATCCTCATCCGTCTCAGCGATCGGCGGGTTTACCTGTATCACGGGGATGAGATCGTGGCCAGCTACCCCGTCGCCATCGGCCATCCCGACACCCCCACCCCCACCGGCACCTACGAAGTGTTTCAAATGGTGGTCGATCCGGCCTGGCAAAGCCCCTGGACGGGAGAAGTCCACCCGCCCGGGCCCAATAGTGCTCTAGGCGTTCGCTGGATTGGCTTTGCCGAGATGCCCAACGGTGTCATTGGTCTCCACGGTACGCCGACGGTTTCATCCATTGGTCAAGCCGCTTCCAATGGCTGTGTGCGCATGCACAATGCCGATGTGATGGCCCTGTTTGACCAGGTTGGCGTCGGCACTATGGTGGTGGTGGTTCCCTAG